One Bombus pascuorum chromosome 4, iyBomPasc1.1, whole genome shotgun sequence DNA segment encodes these proteins:
- the LOC132905765 gene encoding sodium channel protein para isoform X10, with protein MSEDSDSVSEEERSLFRPFTRESLAAIEARIAEEHAKQKELEKKRAEGEVRYDDEDEDEGPQPDQMLEQGAPIPVRLHNEFPPELASTPLEDIDSFYHNQRTFVVISKGKDIFRFSATDAMWILDPFNPIRRVAIYILVHPLFSLFIITTILVNCILMIMPTTPTIESTEVIFTGIYTFESAVKVMARGFILQPFTYLRDAWNWLDFVVIALAYVTMGIDLGNLAALRTFRVLRALKTVAIVPGLKTIVGAVIESVKNLRDVIILTMFSLSVFALMGLQIYMGVLTQKCIKNFPEDGSWGNLTDENWERFVSNETNWYVDEAKNMPLCGNSSGAGQCLPGYTCLQGYGENPNYGYTSFDTFGWALLSAFRLMTQDYWENLYQLVLRSAGPWHMLFFIVIIFLGSFYLVNLILAIVAMSYDELQKKAEEEEAAEEEAIREAEEAALAKENKLAAQAAAREAAAVAAVAAADQIVKSPSDFSCHSYELFVGQEKGNDDNNKERMSIRSIESVSEHRVKQINNHTATTKPRKVSAVSRAANGQFTYAYQESLRKASLSLPGSPFNLRRSSRGSHQFTIRNGRGRFVGPPGGDRKPLVLSTFLDAQEHLPYADDSNAVTPMSEENGTIVVPVYYANLGSRHSSYTSHASRLSYTSHGDLIGGIANAGKPMTKESQLRIRSVRPPSVNGHFTDSNQKYHYEGDLEDPMGKAKQQDNPFIEPSQQHAVVDMKDVMVLNDIIEQAAGRQSRTPEQGVSTYYFPTDDDEEGPKFKDKLLAAVLRCIDIFCVWDCCWLWLEFQKYVSLVVFDPFVELFITLCIVVNTLFMALDHHDMDKDMEKVLKTGNYFFTATFGIEATLKLIAMSPKYYFQEGWNIFDFIIVALSLLELGLEGVQGLSVLRSFRLLRVFKLAKSWPTLNLLISIMGRTVGALGNLTFVLCIIIFIFAVMGMQLFGKNYTDNVDRFPDGDLPRWNFTDFMHSFMIVFRVLCGEWIESMWDCMLVGDVSCIPFFLATVVIGNLVVLNLFLALLLSNFGSSNLSAPTADNDTNKIAEAIDRIARFIKWIKRNVLYLAKMMRAKLTNQISDQAPGEGPSNSWKEDGIDRDGDLDLADGELDAYRDKKSAKEINQLEVAIGDGMEFTIHGDLKNKLKKGKLCMNNSKVIANSINHRDYRLDNDYINQNEDDTISNKSYGSHKNRAFKDESHKGSMDSLDGEEKKDASKEDLEQEEDLGEEGEEGEGVLGDAIIQADEDPIESDYPADCCPENCYKKFPFLAGDDDAPFWQGWANLRLKTFQLIENKYFETAVILMILLSSMALALEDVHLQQRPILQDILYYMDRIFTVIFFLEMLIKWLALGFKKYFTNAWCWLDFIIVMVSLINFVASLCGAGGIQAFKTMRTLRALRPLRAMSRMQGMRVVVNALVQAIPSIFNVLLVCLIFWLIFAIMGVQLFAGKYFKCVDANKTTLSHEIIPDRNACLAENYTWENSPMNFDHVGKAYLCLFQVATFKGWIQIMNDAIDSRELNKQPIRETNIYMYFYFVFFIIFGSFFTLNLFIGVIIDNFNEQKKKAGGSLEMFMTEDQKKYYNAMKKMGSKKPLKAIPRPRWRPQAIVFEIVTDKKFDMIIMLFIGLNMLTMTLDHYQQTQTFSDVLDYLNMIFIVIFTSECLMKIFALRYHYFKEPWNLFDFVVVILSILGLVLSDIIEKYFVSPTLLRVVRVAKVGRVLRLVKGAKGIRTLLFALAMSLPALFNICLLLFLVMFIFAIFGMSFFMHVKDKSGLDDVYNFKTFGQSMILLFQMSTSAGWDGVLDGIINEEDCQEPNNEIGYPGNCGSSTIGIAYLLSYLVISFLIVINMYIAVILENYSQATEDVQEGLTDDDYDMYYEIWQQFDPDGTQYIRYDQLSDFLDVLEPPLQIHKPNKYKIVSMDIPICKGDMMFCVDILDALTKDFFARKGNPIEESAEIEVQTRPGEAGYEPVSSTLWRQREEYCARLIQNAWRKHKQQRLGGPSEESDDADTDPRVRQTAVLVESDGFVTKNGHRVVIHSRSPSVTSRTADV; from the exons GTTCGGTATgacgacgaggacgaggacgaggGTCCTCAGCCGGATCAGATGCTCGAGCAAGGAGCACCGATTCCGGTCCGACTGCACAACGAATTTCCACCCGAGTTGGCCTCCACACCTCTCGAGGATATCGATAGCTTCTATCATAACCAAAGg ACCTTCGTCGTCATCAGCAAGGGAAAGGACATATTCAGGTTCTCAGCGACAGATGCGATGTGGATCCTCGACCCGTTCAACCCAATACGACGTGTGGCCATTTACATATTGGTTCACCCACTGTTCTCCCTCTTCATTATCACTACAATATTGGTTAACTGCATACTCATGATCATGCCCACTACGCCCACCATCGAGTCTACGGA AGTGATATTTACGGGCATCTACACATTTGAGTCCGCCGTTAAGGTGATGGCGAGGGGTTTCATTCTGCAGCCTTTTACCTATCTTAGAGATGCATGGAATTGGCTCGACTTCGTAGTTATAGCTTTAGC TTATGTGACGATGGGCATAGATCTAGGCAACCTTGCCGCTCTCAGGACATTTCGAGTCCTCCGAGCCTTGAAGACTGTCGCTATTGTACCAG GTCTGAAAACCATTGTCGGCGCTGTGATAGAATCCGTGAAGAACCTGCGCGATGTGATAATCCTGACGATGTTCTCTCTTTCCGTCTTTGCGCTGATGGGCCTCCAGATTTACATGGGGGTGCTCACGCAAAAGTGTATAAAGAACTTTCCCGAGGACGGCTCCTGGGGCAATCTCACCGATGAAAACTGGGAGCGATTCGTTAGCAATGAAA cTAATTGGTACGTGGACGAGGCGAAAAACATGCCTTTGTGTGGAAATTCATCTGGAGCAGG GCAGTGCCTTCCTGGCTACACGTGTTTACAAGGATACGGTGAAAATCCGAATTATGGTTACACGAGTTTCGACACCTTTGGCTGGGCTCTACTCTCCGCTTTTCGTTTGATGACGCAAGATTATTGGGAAAATCTGTATCAACTGGTGCTTAGATCGGCCGGTCCATGGCATATGTTGTTCTTTATCGTGATCATTTTCCTCGGCTCCTTTTATCTGGTTAACTTAATCCTCGCTATTGTCGCGATGTCTTATGACGAGTTGCAAAAGAAAGCTGAAGAAGAGGAAGCTGCTGAGGAAGAAGCCATAAGA GAAGCCGAGGAAGCAGCTCTAGCGAAAGAGAATAAGCTGGCGGCGCAGGCGGCGGCTCGGGAGGCGGCAGCCGTTGCGGCGGTGGCCGCCGCCGATCAGATCGTCAAATCACCGTCAGACTTCTCATGTCATAGCTATGAACTGTTTGTTGGTCAGGAAAAAGGGAACGACGATAACAACAAGGAGAGGATGAGCATACGTTCGATCGAGTCAGTCAGCGAGCATAGAGTGAAACAGATCAACAATCACACGGCCACCACTAAACCACGAAAAGTCAGCGCT GTCTCTCGCGCCGCTAATGGCCAGTTTACTTATGCCTACCAGGAAAGCCTGCGGAAG GCGAGTCTTAGTCTGCCTGGTTCACCGTTCAATCTCCGTCGAAGCAGCCGCGGTAGCCATCAGTTCACGATCAGAAATGGCCGGGGCCGTTTCGTCGGACCGCCAGGAGGCGACCGGAAGCCGTTGGTCCTGTCGACGTTCCTCGACGCCCAGGAACACCTGCCATACGCGGACGACTCGAACGCGGTCACGCCAATGTCCGAGGAGAATGGCACGATCGTCGTGCCTGTCTACTACGCGAATCTTGGGTCCAGGCACTCGTCGTACACGTCGCACGCATCACGGCTTTCGTACACGTCCCATGGTGATTTGATCGGTGGAATAGCAAACGCGGGGAAACCGATGACGAAGGAGAGCCAGCTGAGAATCAGATCTGTCAGGCCACCATCCGTGAATGGCCATTTCACGGATTCTAATCAGAAGTACCATTAC GAGGGTGATCTAGAAGATCCTATGGGCAAGGCAAAGCAACAAGACAATCCGTTTATAGAGCCTTCGCAACAACATGCCGTAGTTGATATGAaag ACGTGATGGTGCTGAACGATATCATAGAACAGGCCGCGGGTCGACAGAGCAGAACACCGGAGCAAGGAG TTTCGACCTATTACTTTCCGACAGACGACGATGAAGAAGGGCCAAAGTTTAAGGACAAATTGTTGGCCGCGGTGCTACGTTGCATCGATATCTTCTGCGTGTGGGATTGTTGCTGGTTGTGGCTTGAGTTTCAAAAATACGTGTCTCTTGTGGTGTTCGATCCATTCGTAGAGTTGTTCATCACCCTTTGTATCGTCGTCAATACATTGTTCATGGCGCTCGATCATCACGATATGGACAAGGATATGGAAAAAGTGCTCAAGACAGGAAACTAC ttCTTCACGGCAACATTCGGTATCGAGGCAACGCTGAAACTGATAGCAATGAGTCcgaaatattactttcaagaAGGATGGAATATTTTCGACTTCATTATCGTCGCTCTTTCGCTTCTGGAATTGGGATTAGAAGGTGTCCAAGGTCTCTCCGTATTGCGATCGTTCAGATTG TTAAGAGTGTTCAAACTGGCGAAGTCGTGGCCTACGTTGAATCTGCTAATTTCCATCATGGGCAGAACAGTAGGAGCGCTGGGTAACCTGACGTTCGTGTTATGTATCATCATCTTCATTTTCGCCGTGATGGGTATGCAATTGTTTGGGAAGAACTATACGGACAACGTCGATCGGTTCCCCGATGGAGATCTACCGAGATGGAATTTCACCGATTTTATGCATTCGTTCATGATCGTGTTTCGCGTACTCTGTGGAGAGTGGATCGAGTCTATGTGGGATTGTATGCTTGTGGGCGACGTCTCTTGCATACCATTCTTTCTGGCTACTGTTGTCATCGGTAATCTGGTT GTGCTGAATCTCTTCTTGGCTTTGTTGCTGAGCAACTTCGGTTCGTCGAATCTATCGGCGCCGACCGCGGACAACGATACGAACAAGATCGCGGAGGCGATCGATCGAATAGCACGATTTATTAAGTGGATCAAGCGAAATGTCCTTTATCTTGCTAAAATGATGCGAGCCAAACTCACCAATCAGATATCCGATCAGGCGCCAGGTGAGGGACCGTCCAACAGTTGGAAAGAAG ATGGAATTGATCGCGATGGGGACCTAGATCTTGCAGATGGAGAGCTGGATGCGTATAGAGATAAAAAGAGTGCCAAGGAGATAAACCAACTCGAAGTTGCTATCGGAGATGGAATGGAATTTACCATCCATG gAGATCTAAAGAATAAATTGAAGAAGGGTAAACTGTGCATGAACAACAGCAAAGTTATAGCAAATTCGATAAACCATCGTGACTACAGGCTGGACAACGATTATATTAATCAGAACGAGGATGATACCATCAg TAATAAATCATATGGCAGCCACAAGAATAGAGCGTTCAAGGACGAAAGTCATAAGGGAAGTATGGACTCGTTGGATGgtgaagaaaagaaggatGCGAGTAAAGAAGACCTGGAACAAGAAGAAG ATCTTGGAGAAGAGGGAGAGGAGGGAGAAGGCGTCCTAGGAGATGCAATTATCCAAGCAGACGAAGATCCCATCGAATCCGACTATCCGGCTGACTGTTGTCCAGAAAATTGTTACAAGAAATTCCCGTTCTTAGCTGGTGACGATGACGCTCCATTTTGGCAAGGTTGGGCCAACTTGAGACTGAAGACCTTCCAACTAATTGAGAACAAGTATTTTGAGACTGCCGTCATTTTGATGATCCTTTTGAGTAGTATGGCTCTC GCCTTGGAAGATGTGCATCTTCAACAACGACCCATTCTGCAAGATATCTTATACTACATGGACCGAATATTTACTGTGATTTTCTTCCTCGAAATGTTAATCAAATGGTTGGCTCTCGGCTTCAAAAAGTACTTCACGAACGCTTGGTGCTGGCTTGATTTCATCATTGTCATG GTGTCACTCATTAACTTCGTAGCGTCGCTCTGTGGCGCTGGCGGGATCCAAGCCTTCAAAACAATGAGGACCCTAAGGGCCCTAAGGCCACTCAGGGCGATGTCTAGAATGCAGGGAATGCGG GTAGTCGTCAACGCTTTGGTTCAAGCCATTCCATCCATTTTCAACGTGTTACTGGTGTGTCTTATCTTCTGGTTGATCTTCGCCATTATGGGTGTACAGCTTTTTGCCGGCAAATATTTCAAg TGCGTAGATGCCAATAAAACAACACTCAGCCACGAAATAATCCCTGACCGAAATGCCTGTTTGGCTGAGAACTATACCTGGGAGAATTCTCCGATGAATTTCGACCACGTAGGAAAGGCTTATCTGTGCTTGTTCCAAGTGGCCACGTTTAAAGGATGGATTCAGATCATGAATGACGCGATAGATTCTAGGGAG CTCAACAAACAACCAATTCGTGAAACAAACATCTACatgtatttctattttgtATTCTTCATTATATTCGGATCGTTTTTTACCCTTAATCTATTCATTGGTGTGATCATCGATAACTTCAACGAGCAGAAGAAAAAGGCGGGTGGTTCCCTCGAGATGTTCATGACGGAAGACcagaagaaatattacaacGCTATGAAAAAGATGGGTAGCAAGAAACCATTGAAAGCCATTCCACGTCCAAGA TGGAGGCCGCAGGCGATAGTGTTTGAAATAGTGACGGACAAAAAGTTCGATATGATAATCATGTTGTTCATCGGACTGAATATGCTTACGATGACGTTGGACCACTATCAACAAACTCAGACTTTCAGCGATGTTCTGGACTATCTAAACATGATATTCATTGTGATATTCACCAGCGAGTGTCTCATGAAGATCTTCGCTCTGCGTTACCACTATTTCAAGGAGCCATGGAACCTCTTTGattttgttgttgttatattgtcaatattag GTCTGGTTCTCAGCGATattattgagaaatatttcgtatcgCCGACCTTGCTCCGTGTAGTAAGGGTGGCAAAAGTCGGTCGTGTGCTTCGACTCGTAAAAGGTGCTAAGGGTATTCGAACTCTTCTCTTCGCCCTGGCGATGTCGTTACCAGCTCTCTTCAATATTTGCCTATTACTGTTTTTGGTGATGTTTATCTTCGCGATTTTTGGAATGTCATTCTTCATGCACGTGAAAGACAAGAGCGGACTGGATGATGTATACAATTTCAAAACGTTCGGCCAGTCGATGATATTGCTATTCCAG ATGTCAACGTCTGCCGGTTGGGATGGCGTCCTCGACGGTATAATAAACGAGGAGGACTGCCAGGAACCGAACAACGAGATAGGATATCCGGGCAACTGTGGTTCGTCCACGATCGGCATCGCCTATCTTCTCTCGTACCTGGTGATCAGCTTCTTGATCGTGATAAACATGTACATCGCCGTGATCTTGGAGAATTACTCCCAAGCTACCGAGGATGTGCAGGAGGGTCTGACGGATGACGACTACGACATGTACTACGAGATCTGGCAACAGTTCGACCCAGATGGAACGCAGTACATCAGATACGATCAGCTGTCCGATTTCTTGGACGTGCTGGAGCCGCCGTTACAGATACACAAGCCAAACAAGTATAAGATCGTATCTATGGACATCCCGATATGCAAGGGAGATATGATGTTCTGCGTAGACATTCTGGATGCTCTCACGAAAGACTTCTTCGCGCGCAAGGGTAATCCGATCGAGGAGTCGGCAGAGATCGAGGTTCAGACGCGTCCAGGTGAGGCTGGTTACGAACCAGTTTCCTCGACTCTGTGGCGTCAGCGTGAGGAGTATTGCGCGCGTCTGATTCAGAACGCCTGGAGAAAGCACAAGCAACAACGTCTAGGCGGACCAAGCGAAGAAAGCGACGACGCTGACACCGATCCACGGGTCAGACAGACCGCGGTCTTGGTCGAGAGTGACGGTTTCGTGACGAAAAATGGCCACAGAGTCGTCATACATAGCCGATCGCCGAGCGTAACCTCGAGAACCGCGGACGTCTGA